The sequence GTACGCACGTGTTGAACACCGTTAGCAATCTGCCATTTCAGTGTTTGTTTCGCACGAGACTTTACGTCTTCGATTGATAACAATTCTTTACGCTCAGCCCAACGCTCAATACCTTCAAACAAAGTGCCAGAGATGTTCCAGTTAGGTTCTCCAGCTGTTTGCGTCGTATCTAGGTGAATATGCGGTTCACAGAAAGGAGAAACTGCAATGCCACCTTCAGCATCAAGGATCTCACCTTGATGATCGATTGGCGCGTCATTATCGAGAATGCGAGAAAATTGACCATTTTCAATCAGGATTTGTTTCAAGCCATCTTGGTCTTGAAGCTTCGCGTTCTTGATTAATAAGGTTGTCATAGTGTGTCCTTAAGCGGCCTGAGATTTCAGAGCGTTTTTATTCAATAGAGGGTTAAGCACGAGGTAACTGATCGCACCACCAAACACGGCGTTCAAAGGAACGATGCCAGGAAGGAAGTGACCAGCGGCTACGCCTGTTGCTACCGCGATAATGCCAGCCCAGTTAACGGTTTGGAACTCTGCTTTTGCAAAATCTTTGTAACGTTTACGGTTCGCAAAGAAATCGGCGATGATTACGCCACCAATTGGTGGAATTGCCAACGAAAGGAAGGTTAACCAGCCGACGAAGTTGTTGTACAACCAAAGCGCGAAAATCGTACCTACGATACCGTTAATGATAGACATTGTAGTACTTGAGCGACCAGTGATGTTGGATAAACCAAGACCTGACGCATAAAGTGCGTTTTCATTGGTTGTCCAGATGTTCAAGCCTAGAACGATGATGGCAGGAAGAAGTAGTCCTTGCGCAATCATCACATCTGAAATGTCAGAGAGACCCGTCGCTGCTGCACCTGCCGCGCCAAAGATAAACATCAGTGAGTTACCGATGAAGAATGCGACCATTGTAATTAACACTGCGCTCGCTGGCTTTTTACCAAAGCGGACGAAATCGGCAGTCAACGTACCCGCACTAACGAACGAACCGACAACCATGGCAAGCGCCATTGAGAAGTCCATTGGTGTTTCTGGCTCGATGAGTTGTAACTGTTCTAGCCCGCCAACACTGTCTACCGCAGTCAGTACAGAGTAACCACCCAGAATTGCAATTGCAGGAACAGCAATAGCTGAGAGTACCATTAGCGCTTTAATACCGAAGTACACCGTACCGGTCATCAACAAGCCTGATACAACAATTAAGGTGTTGGTATCAATGCCCGTGGCTTTCTGTACCGGAATCGCAAACATGGCAACGCCTACACCAAACCAACCGACTTGTGTACCACCAAGTAGAGCAGAGGGAAGCCATGAGCCTTTAGTACCGAAAGAGAAACGAGCAAGGAGGTGAGTAGAGAGGCCAGTAGATGCGCCGATGTAGCCAAGAAAAGAAGTGTAAATACCGAGGATTAGGTTACCGATGAGAACGGCGAGGAAGAAATCGTTGAATGAAAGACCTGTCCCGAGTGAACCACCGGTCCACATACTTGCAGAGAAGAAAGTGAGTCCAAGCATTACCATGGTGAGTGAAGCAACTCCTTTCCTAGCCGATGTAGGAACCGGCCCTAGACTGTAGTTATTATCAGCAGCCATTTTTTACCTCCGCAAATGATCAAAATTAAAATTAACGGTCGCCGTATTGCAGGCAAACGTGCGCATTATGGTGATATAAATCACATAGTCAATGCTAGTTTTGTCAATAAGTCCGCCATTAAGACAGCTTTGTTGAAAATAGACATTTAAAACATGAGGTTACTTTTTGTATTTATTTTTTAAAAATAATTAGAAAACGTTTTCTATGGCGTTGATGATGAGTCAGGACTTAGCTTCACTATGAATCCTAGCGATTATGATCGTGAATGGGTGTCTGTATATTAGATGGACGATGTTTCTTAAATTGCAGGCAAAAAAATGGCCAATCGCAATATTCGCAATTGGCCTATATATATCGTGAACAAGAAAGGTTCACTAACAACGTCAGTTGGCTAGGTGACCCTCGGCTTAAGAAGGGTCAATATATACATTGCAGATAGCGTGCCAACTTTTAAACCTGCGAATTGGGCTGTTTTACAGCAATTTGGTGCGTATTTGAATGGTGTTTTTGCATTATGAAAATGCATTTTGCGAATTGTTGATGCTCTGCAACCAATTTTACATTTTGTCAGTAAGGAAATTTGAGTATTTTCAAGTGTTGTAATGTTGTAATGTTGTAATGTTGTAATGTTGTAATGTTGTAATGTTGTAATGTTGTAATGTTGTAAGTAAGCGATAAAGACAAGAAGCCAGTTTGATACTAAAACTAAAACTAAAACAGAGACTAAAACTAAGGCAAGCACTAAAACAAAAAGCCCGCATGACATCGGTCTATGTGGGCTTACGATTGGTTTTAATTTATTGAAGTCGTGTTATATCGAATAGAAGAAGTAGAGTTGCGACTTCATTCTGATAATGATTCCACGGATAACATCTAAGAATGCCATAAAGCTGATTGGTTTTTCGCCGCTCACCCATGCCAGTCCAACAGAGCCTACGGGGATATCATAGCCTTCTGTTTCTTCGATCTTCAGTCTCACGAAGTGGTGTTTGTTTTGAAGGTTCCGTCCGGTTGTGACGCGAACCTGTTCATCAATACCAAGCAAACTGGCTTGTGCCTCACCTGTCGCTTCGACAATACCTTCGACGGTTGCAGAGAAAACCTTTCCTGGATAAACAGGTGTTGCAAACTCAGCAGGCTGGCCCACTTTTACGTTACGAATTGCTTGGTGATTAACCCGCATTAGCACGTACTTCTCTTCTGTATACATCTGGATACGAGGCATCATTGAGACTCGTTGCCCTTCACGAAGAATAAAGTTAGTCACAAAGCCATCTGTTGGGGCGGTGACTTTGGTGCTGTTAAGGTCCCATTGCGCTTGGGCTAATGTTGCCTTTGCAGAGTCGACTTCAGTTTGCTTTTTACTGACGTTTGTTTCTGCTTTGTGAATGTTTAACTTTGCGTTCTCGGCATCAACTTCTTTCTTACTCAGTTGAGATTCTAACGTCGTGACATTATGAGTCGCTAAATCTACTGCTGCAGTTTGTTGATCAATGTCTGACTCTGTAATCGTATGCTCAACAACACTGTTTTGTCTCTGGTAACGAGAGAGTGTCTTCGATTGAAGGACTAAGTCTGTTTTTGCTGATTCAATTTGTGCGATAGACGCTTTGATGTCTTCAAGCGCAGACTGATGGCTGACCTTTGCGATGTTGACTTCTTGGCGAGCGGTATCTAAGGCAACGTGAGCAGATTCAAGTTGAACGCTCGCTTTATCTCTCGCGATGACATATTTGGTGTCATCAATCTCGTAGATTAGCTCACCTTTCGTCACATCTTGGTTTGGACTGATGTAAACCTTGGTGGTTTTGCCGGTGACCGATGTTGAGTCTGGACGCAGCTGAATATGCGGAGACTGTACAACCGACCCGCCAGACAGATCCATTGGGGTAAAGTTGACCAATCCAACCCAGACGAACAGTAACCAAGACGTACCACCTAAGTAAGCAAACGCCTTAGTACCTTTGTTCCACGGCATGCCCACTAAGCGCAGCAAATAAATAAAGAGTGCCCATACAGCCAAACCTTCTAACATGCTGGGTTCTCCTTATTATCAACCGATTGGGTGCTGTTTACGTCGCCGACAGTATTCGCATTATTATTACTCGTACTATCTGTGCTGGTGTTGCTTGGCGCACGCCATGTATCCCTAAGGTTGATAATGGCTTTTTCCATATCAACAAACGATACGATTACTGCGAGTACCCACACCCAGTGCCATATGAAGCCAATCCACGTTAAAGCGGTGATTAAACCGAGCTGGTGATGCTCTTTACTGTGAGCTTTATTGATTGGTAATTCATGAACACGCCAAAAGCCGTAACATGCTGCTGCGATTGTTGCGACCAACACAACACCTGCTACAACGTGTAATGCGGTGTCTGCGCCTGTTCCAACAAATGGGACACTTAGTAAACTCATTGATCAACCCTAAGTAAAATTTGAACGCCGAGTGTGATGGAATGCAAATTTACAGGT comes from Vibrio bathopelagicus and encodes:
- the codB gene encoding cytosine permease; the encoded protein is MAADNNYSLGPVPTSARKGVASLTMVMLGLTFFSASMWTGGSLGTGLSFNDFFLAVLIGNLILGIYTSFLGYIGASTGLSTHLLARFSFGTKGSWLPSALLGGTQVGWFGVGVAMFAIPVQKATGIDTNTLIVVSGLLMTGTVYFGIKALMVLSAIAVPAIAILGGYSVLTAVDSVGGLEQLQLIEPETPMDFSMALAMVVGSFVSAGTLTADFVRFGKKPASAVLITMVAFFIGNSLMFIFGAAGAAATGLSDISDVMIAQGLLLPAIIVLGLNIWTTNENALYASGLGLSNITGRSSTTMSIINGIVGTIFALWLYNNFVGWLTFLSLAIPPIGGVIIADFFANRKRYKDFAKAEFQTVNWAGIIAVATGVAAGHFLPGIVPLNAVFGGAISYLVLNPLLNKNALKSQAA
- a CDS encoding HlyD family secretion protein yields the protein MLEGLAVWALFIYLLRLVGMPWNKGTKAFAYLGGTSWLLFVWVGLVNFTPMDLSGGSVVQSPHIQLRPDSTSVTGKTTKVYISPNQDVTKGELIYEIDDTKYVIARDKASVQLESAHVALDTARQEVNIAKVSHQSALEDIKASIAQIESAKTDLVLQSKTLSRYQRQNSVVEHTITESDIDQQTAAVDLATHNVTTLESQLSKKEVDAENAKLNIHKAETNVSKKQTEVDSAKATLAQAQWDLNSTKVTAPTDGFVTNFILREGQRVSMMPRIQMYTEEKYVLMRVNHQAIRNVKVGQPAEFATPVYPGKVFSATVEGIVEATGEAQASLLGIDEQVRVTTGRNLQNKHHFVRLKIEETEGYDIPVGSVGLAWVSGEKPISFMAFLDVIRGIIIRMKSQLYFFYSI
- a CDS encoding MFS transporter, encoding MSLLSVPFVGTGADTALHVVAGVVLVATIAAACYGFWRVHELPINKAHSKEHHQLGLITALTWIGFIWHWVWVLAVIVSFVDMEKAIINLRDTWRAPSNTSTDSTSNNNANTVGDVNSTQSVDNKENPAC